In Phormidium yuhuli AB48, one genomic interval encodes:
- a CDS encoding outer membrane protein assembly factor BamB family protein → MRSPLAIEAIAPQWYDPPPVPDVRAQRMALTRRQLTRYTVSLGLAAWLPHRLRSSREGGRLPLVTPTSLSDTITRQVTEILNASPQDDTQLLVPTYLGNDQRRYYGQGTPEDLTLHHRFYLGSGISIVGGTSYTWSGAGWTGQPTLLRDRGRLYLVIGAYDHQLRKIDLETQEEVWTYRFDDILKGTATIYIDETASEENQIVILQGSRLGVTNSLASAFVPSFRAVSFRTGQELWRMNIRRTDSYSRDTDSSPLYLGNHTIFNPGENSIGYFINSRVEERRPYQGFFVPEIYKELQLYEAEDVPLYQGNLVAESSPARWGDRLYLASGGGRIYGIDIPSQEIVWRFRAGGDLNGTISIAQDGKLFSTVDRERIPGHGGAYKLDPSKPDPDCVDWFLPTGNVRFAEWEGGITGSVALNDQYRAPNTPPLFATNAIDGHLYIGSQTQVTGDKVPGPFQQNQYDTPMIIFKDRIGASISTPIFTDGNRLISAGYNGVHLFQLNYDLASPDSPQALEGGQGQFYRISVEKIASFNRGGSFEATPVVWDGLVYICSRDGWMYCLG, encoded by the coding sequence TTGCGATCGCCCTTGGCAATTGAGGCGATCGCCCCTCAGTGGTACGACCCACCCCCTGTTCCCGACGTTCGAGCGCAACGGATGGCCTTAACCCGACGACAACTTACACGATACACCGTATCCCTGGGACTTGCGGCCTGGCTTCCCCATCGACTGCGGTCATCCCGAGAGGGGGGTCGTCTTCCCCTGGTCACCCCCACATCCCTCTCTGACACCATAACCCGTCAGGTGACCGAAATTCTTAACGCCTCTCCCCAAGATGACACTCAACTTCTCGTCCCCACCTATCTCGGCAATGACCAACGCCGCTACTATGGTCAGGGAACCCCTGAGGATTTGACGCTCCACCATCGATTTTACCTGGGGAGCGGCATCAGCATTGTCGGTGGAACCTCCTACACCTGGAGTGGGGCCGGCTGGACGGGACAACCCACCCTGCTGCGCGATCGCGGTCGTCTTTATCTCGTGATTGGGGCCTACGACCACCAACTGCGAAAAATCGACTTAGAAACCCAAGAGGAGGTTTGGACCTATCGATTTGACGATATCCTCAAAGGAACCGCCACCATTTACATCGATGAAACCGCCAGCGAGGAAAATCAAATTGTTATCCTTCAAGGTAGTCGTCTTGGAGTGACTAACTCTCTAGCTTCTGCATTTGTCCCCAGTTTTCGTGCGGTTTCTTTCCGAACCGGACAAGAACTCTGGCGGATGAATATTCGTCGAACTGATAGTTATAGCCGAGATACCGATAGTTCTCCCCTTTATTTAGGCAACCATACTATCTTTAATCCTGGGGAAAATTCCATCGGTTATTTTATCAACAGTCGTGTCGAAGAACGCCGTCCCTATCAAGGATTTTTTGTCCCCGAAATTTACAAAGAACTGCAACTGTACGAAGCCGAAGACGTGCCACTGTACCAGGGTAACCTCGTCGCTGAATCCTCCCCGGCCCGCTGGGGCGATCGCCTCTACTTAGCCTCAGGGGGGGGACGCATTTACGGAATCGACATTCCCAGCCAGGAGATTGTCTGGCGATTTCGCGCCGGGGGAGACCTCAACGGAACCATCAGCATCGCCCAAGACGGTAAACTCTTCAGTACCGTCGATCGCGAACGCATCCCCGGTCACGGAGGGGCCTATAAACTCGACCCCAGCAAACCCGATCCCGACTGTGTGGACTGGTTTCTCCCCACCGGAAACGTCCGTTTTGCCGAATGGGAGGGAGGAATTACCGGGTCTGTGGCCCTCAACGACCAGTATCGGGCCCCCAACACCCCCCCCTTATTTGCCACCAACGCCATCGACGGTCATCTCTACATTGGCAGTCAAACCCAAGTCACGGGCGACAAAGTGCCGGGGCCCTTCCAGCAAAACCAATATGACACCCCCATGATCATCTTCAAAGACCGTATTGGCGCTTCCATCTCCACCCCCATCTTCACCGACGGAAACCGTCTCATTTCCGCCGGCTACAACGGTGTGCATCTATTTCAACTCAACTATGACCTAGCCTCCCCAGATAGTCCCCAGGCCTTAGAGGGGGGCCAGGGACAGTTTTATCGTATCAGCGTCGAGAAAATCGCCAGTTTCAACCGGGGAGGATCCTTTGAAGCCACCCCAGTCGTCTGGGATGGCCTCGTCTATATCTGTAGCCGCGATGGCTGGATGTATTGTCTGGGTTAG
- a CDS encoding Npun_R2479 family HD domain-containing metalloprotein, which yields MFNATEILIQAFVEELREGYHRTYGGYKPDYADIIAWAGSMALENIANSDALYHTVEHTIGVALVGQEILRGKHIREGGITCEDWLHFILSLVCSDIGYVKGVCRQDSLESHQFDSGTGELIQLDAGATDASLAPYHVDRSQLFVKERFHGHKLIESQEIQENIELTRILSPQHPGYEDTSGFRGLTRAADLIGQLSDPRYLNKLGALYYEYEEVSYNDRLGYRHAGDLRQSHSQQYWSLIYPAIEPALEYLGLTQEGKQIVANVYANVFVVEHDNTRTTMSTELEHS from the coding sequence ATGTTCAACGCCACTGAAATTTTAATTCAAGCATTTGTCGAGGAGTTACGGGAAGGGTATCATCGAACCTATGGTGGCTATAAGCCCGATTATGCGGATATTATTGCTTGGGCGGGTAGCATGGCTCTGGAAAATATTGCCAACAGTGATGCCCTTTACCACACCGTAGAACATACCATTGGTGTGGCCCTAGTGGGTCAGGAAATTCTCCGGGGTAAACATATTCGTGAGGGGGGAATCACTTGTGAGGATTGGTTACATTTTATTTTGTCATTGGTCTGTAGTGATATTGGCTATGTGAAAGGAGTCTGTCGCCAGGACAGCTTAGAATCTCATCAATTTGATTCGGGGACAGGGGAGTTGATTCAACTCGATGCTGGGGCCACGGATGCTAGTTTAGCACCGTATCATGTTGATCGCAGTCAACTATTTGTCAAAGAACGCTTTCATGGTCACAAACTCATTGAGTCTCAGGAAATTCAGGAGAATATTGAGTTAACTCGTATTCTGTCCCCTCAACATCCTGGCTATGAAGATACATCGGGTTTTCGGGGCTTAACTCGGGCTGCTGATTTAATTGGTCAGTTAAGTGATCCGCGTTATCTCAATAAGTTAGGGGCACTTTATTATGAGTATGAGGAAGTCAGTTACAATGATAGGCTAGGCTATCGCCATGCAGGGGATTTACGTCAAAGTCATTCTCAACAGTATTGGTCACTAATTTATCCAGCGATTGAACCCGCCTTAGAGTATTTAGGATTGACCCAAGAAGGCAAGCAAATTGTCGCTAATGTTTATGCCAATGTCTTTGTGGTGGAACATGATAATACTCGCACAACAATGTCCACTGAGTTGGAACACTCTTAG
- a CDS encoding sensor histidine kinase, with protein MILLIKCLNQRWFCLPLRVRGTLIVSIPISCLFITLFTLAWLKLHLIEDEAWVQHTQTVRLETKYLLNALLDADTGLRSYGLTRQNEFLRRYEQATRTIPDSLDTLENLVDDNPEQTLRIQAIRNQIKDILEIFEHKLTLQQELTRIQGENDILVPIESLHNWLKQGQDDLVATRDAIERFFDEEETLLIQRMQHRDRHQQLTFLFLILAVALATLASWSAIHLFYELEQELAKRQQNLTETNERLESVCNQLQRFTANASHELRAPLAVVLSNTQIALMALNQVKDSPETVKERLKTVVKKTKQMSQLIGELLFLARHEGLLASEKCKPVNLSQLLLELAKDWTRHCRDKNLTFTSHILHDNISVEGDENLLRQAVTNLLSNSVRYTPPGGTVELYLLHRDSVFIQVKDSGIGISEAALPHIFERFYSADLKRSKASGGFGLGLAIVEQIIQIHGGTIGVESQLGEGSLFTIALPSI; from the coding sequence ATGATTCTTCTCATTAAATGCCTTAATCAACGCTGGTTCTGCCTTCCGTTGCGAGTTCGAGGAACCTTAATTGTCTCAATTCCTATCAGTTGCTTATTTATAACCCTTTTCACCTTAGCCTGGCTAAAACTGCACCTCATCGAAGACGAAGCCTGGGTTCAGCATACTCAAACCGTCCGCCTCGAAACCAAATACCTCTTAAATGCACTCCTCGATGCAGATACAGGACTGCGTAGTTATGGACTGACGCGACAAAACGAATTTTTAAGGCGATATGAACAAGCAACTCGAACAATTCCTGACTCACTTGATACCTTAGAAAACTTAGTTGATGACAATCCCGAACAGACCCTAAGAATTCAAGCAATTCGCAATCAAATCAAGGACATATTAGAGATTTTTGAGCATAAGTTAACCCTGCAACAAGAGCTAACGAGAATCCAGGGAGAAAATGATATTTTGGTTCCCATTGAGTCATTGCATAACTGGCTCAAACAGGGACAAGACGATCTGGTAGCCACCCGTGACGCTATTGAACGCTTTTTCGATGAAGAAGAAACCCTGCTCATTCAACGAATGCAACATCGCGATCGCCATCAACAGCTAACATTTTTATTCCTTATTTTAGCAGTAGCACTCGCAACATTAGCCTCCTGGAGTGCCATTCATTTATTCTACGAACTAGAACAAGAACTGGCGAAACGACAACAGAATCTTACAGAAACTAATGAACGTCTCGAATCAGTCTGTAACCAGTTACAACGATTTACCGCCAATGCATCTCACGAGTTACGTGCACCCTTAGCCGTCGTCTTAAGCAATACTCAAATCGCCTTGATGGCCTTAAATCAAGTCAAAGATAGTCCCGAAACAGTGAAAGAACGGCTGAAAACAGTGGTCAAAAAAACCAAACAAATGAGTCAATTGATTGGGGAACTTTTATTTTTAGCGAGACATGAAGGACTCTTAGCTTCTGAAAAATGCAAACCTGTTAATTTAAGCCAATTGCTGCTTGAGTTAGCGAAGGACTGGACTCGCCATTGTCGCGACAAAAACTTAACCTTTACTTCTCATATTTTGCACGATAACATTTCGGTAGAAGGAGATGAAAATTTACTACGACAAGCTGTGACCAACCTCCTAAGTAATTCCGTTCGCTACACACCACCTGGGGGAACAGTTGAACTCTACCTCTTGCACAGAGACTCGGTCTTCATTCAAGTTAAAGATAGTGGAATTGGCATTTCTGAAGCCGCATTACCCCATATTTTTGAACGGTTTTATTCTGCAGACCTAAAACGCTCTAAAGCCTCGGGAGGATTCGGATTAGGCTTAGCCATCGTCGAGCAAATCATACAAATTCACGGTGGAACTATAGGGGTTGAAAGTCAGTTAGGGGAAGGCTCGTTATTTACGATCGCCCTACCCAGCATTTAA
- the rppA gene encoding two-component system response regulator RppA, which produces MRILVVEDDMEQREPIQFVLKQSGHIVDAVDDGTTAQWLIEETDYDLLILDWMLPGQDGIDICKQYRKLGKTAPVLILTAKDTTADKVLGLDGGADDYLVKPIDLEELLARVRALRRRSPLWIGDRLEVSGLSLSLDTMTLTWQHQDLSLKTRDFQLLEYLMRHPQQVLSHQQIEQALWEWGEEPESNAVVSRIKRLRQTLRELAIDSWIQTIYGMGYRFEPPQPK; this is translated from the coding sequence ATGCGAATTTTAGTAGTGGAAGATGATATGGAGCAACGAGAACCAATCCAGTTTGTTTTGAAACAGAGCGGACATATTGTTGACGCTGTTGACGATGGAACCACCGCTCAATGGCTAATTGAAGAGACCGACTATGACTTATTGATTTTAGATTGGATGCTACCGGGACAAGATGGAATCGATATTTGTAAACAGTATCGGAAACTGGGAAAAACCGCTCCCGTCTTGATTTTAACCGCCAAAGATACCACCGCCGATAAAGTTCTGGGACTCGACGGAGGAGCTGATGATTATTTAGTCAAACCCATCGACCTCGAAGAACTACTGGCTAGAGTACGAGCCTTACGGCGGCGATCGCCACTCTGGATCGGCGATCGCCTAGAAGTATCTGGCCTTTCCTTATCCCTCGACACCATGACCCTCACCTGGCAACATCAAGACCTTTCTCTAAAAACCCGAGACTTCCAACTTTTAGAATATCTCATGCGTCATCCCCAGCAAGTTCTCAGCCATCAGCAAATCGAGCAAGCACTCTGGGAATGGGGAGAAGAACCCGAAAGTAACGCCGTCGTCTCTCGTATCAAACGGCTACGTCAAACCCTACGAGAACTGGCGATCGACTCTTGGATTCAAACCATCTATGGAATGGGATATCGCTTTGAACCCCCACAACCAAAATAA
- a CDS encoding DNA-binding protein — protein sequence MRVSLTILATSALLASITPASLAQVPIESVTQGRGVTISGTVRCIVGNDFILDDGTGEIIVDAGPLRWHRLDLQQGEQVTVLGRPGEHDFDAIQIIRSNGEVLNLRPASGRPPWAGGRRNPNFPNPNPGA from the coding sequence ATGCGAGTTAGCCTAACAATTTTGGCGACATCCGCTTTACTGGCCAGCATCACACCAGCCAGCCTAGCCCAAGTCCCAATCGAATCCGTCACCCAAGGTCGTGGTGTGACCATTTCAGGAACCGTTCGCTGCATCGTTGGTAACGACTTTATTCTCGATGATGGAACCGGAGAAATCATTGTGGATGCTGGTCCTCTACGCTGGCATCGACTAGACTTACAACAGGGAGAACAAGTCACTGTCCTGGGTAGGCCGGGTGAACATGACTTTGATGCCATTCAGATTATTCGTAGTAATGGAGAGGTGTTGAACCTTCGTCCCGCCTCGGGCCGACCCCCTTGGGCTGGCGGACGTCGTAATCCTAACTTCCCCAATCCTAACCCAGGTGCTTAA
- a CDS encoding nucleotidyltransferase, which produces MNKILPIGSILPVDAQGYLVRRVSLEKIVEPWRSLVDDVASAYVMAWLNRVMGVYIRGSIAVGQAIFNHSDVDSLAVVSGDHRECDRRWFKKLNQQISRHYPFCRGVEFSVISGDRLLDLTDHSYDNLRMLIATQAVCIWGQDIVEDLPKVRPDMTCIHHSFDLEADLNQLIEDLLALPPNPSNRLQQQAYIRKLCQWSMKRILRSGFEIVMERDQCFTRDLHPCYERFSHYYPNQKSLMRQVLIWAINPIDSPEKIIDFLYQFGGWLVEEIDRRYPLISEGS; this is translated from the coding sequence ATGAATAAAATCTTACCAATTGGCTCAATATTACCCGTTGATGCGCAAGGATATTTAGTGCGTCGGGTGAGTTTGGAAAAGATTGTTGAACCCTGGCGATCGCTCGTTGATGATGTGGCGTCAGCCTATGTGATGGCTTGGCTGAATCGGGTTATGGGAGTCTATATTCGCGGTTCTATAGCGGTAGGACAAGCCATTTTCAATCATTCTGATGTTGATAGTTTGGCGGTGGTATCTGGAGATCATCGAGAGTGCGATCGCCGCTGGTTTAAAAAACTCAATCAACAGATATCTCGTCATTATCCCTTTTGTCGTGGTGTGGAATTTTCTGTAATTTCCGGCGATCGCCTTTTAGATTTAACGGATCATAGTTACGATAATTTGCGAATGTTAATCGCTACTCAAGCTGTCTGTATTTGGGGACAAGATATAGTTGAAGATTTGCCTAAGGTTCGCCCCGATATGACCTGCATTCATCATAGTTTTGACTTAGAAGCGGATCTAAACCAGTTAATTGAGGATTTATTAGCTCTTCCCCCAAACCCCTCAAATCGGCTTCAGCAGCAAGCCTATATCCGCAAACTCTGTCAATGGAGTATGAAACGCATTCTCCGTTCAGGCTTCGAAATCGTCATGGAACGAGATCAGTGTTTTACAAGGGATTTGCATCCCTGTTATGAACGGTTTAGCCATTATTATCCAAACCAAAAATCATTAATGCGGCAAGTCTTAATTTGGGCCATTAACCCCATTGACTCTCCGGAGAAAATTATTGACTTCTTATATCAGTTTGGCGGTTGGCTCGTTGAGGAAATTGATCGGCGTTATCCGCTGATATCTGAGGGAAGTTAA
- a CDS encoding cupin domain-containing protein — MRTFANLLHPISPSDFIDQYWTQKAILISDNNPSKFADLFSWESLNQILNLYPLKSPEIRLSQSGKKFQPIQTARDIIKACQSGATLVVDRLHQKNENIAKLAEQLRLELGHRIQVNSYSSPGRQQGFTCHYDSHEVFILQIAGQKHWRVFFENFPYPISETPSSQFTPPEGNPYLEQTLNPGELLYIPRGHWHDAIAVAEPSLHLTLGIDGPTGLDFSDWLTEQLQTSPQWRQTLPFLTPNNRSACREHLQKLIKTWQQQIEEDSLIERYLDEQCSKGQPSRQFSFPAQLSHPQFPDGLFTQFYRPQQPVLIEINSKIGGYTVKTGEKKIALAGLDLSRLEKLFTSENFTGLDVQTWLADFDWETEIVPLLTQLVQNGILLVVSS, encoded by the coding sequence ATGAGAACCTTCGCTAATCTGCTTCATCCCATCTCCCCGTCAGACTTTATTGACCAATACTGGACTCAGAAAGCTATTCTTATTTCCGACAACAATCCCAGCAAATTTGCAGATTTATTTTCCTGGGAGAGTCTCAACCAAATTCTTAATTTATATCCCTTAAAATCCCCAGAAATTCGCCTATCTCAATCCGGAAAAAAATTCCAACCTATCCAAACTGCACGAGATATCATAAAAGCCTGTCAATCTGGAGCCACATTGGTCGTCGATCGCCTGCATCAAAAAAACGAAAATATTGCCAAACTCGCCGAACAACTCCGCCTTGAACTTGGACATCGAATCCAAGTTAATAGTTATAGTTCTCCAGGAAGACAGCAAGGATTCACCTGTCATTATGACTCCCATGAAGTGTTTATCCTACAAATTGCTGGACAGAAACACTGGCGAGTTTTTTTCGAGAATTTTCCCTATCCCATATCTGAAACCCCCTCCTCTCAATTCACACCACCTGAGGGAAACCCCTATCTTGAACAAACCCTAAATCCTGGTGAATTACTATATATTCCTCGGGGACATTGGCATGATGCGATCGCCGTCGCCGAACCCTCCTTACATCTAACCCTAGGAATTGATGGGCCGACGGGACTTGACTTTAGTGATTGGCTCACCGAACAGTTACAAACCTCACCTCAATGGCGACAAACCCTACCATTTTTAACCCCAAATAATCGCTCAGCTTGTCGAGAACATCTACAGAAACTGATAAAAACTTGGCAACAACAAATTGAAGAAGACAGTCTTATCGAACGCTATCTTGATGAACAATGTTCAAAAGGTCAACCCTCACGACAATTCAGTTTTCCCGCTCAACTGAGTCATCCCCAATTTCCCGACGGACTCTTCACTCAATTTTATCGTCCCCAGCAACCCGTTCTTATCGAAATCAATTCTAAAATTGGAGGCTACACCGTCAAAACCGGTGAAAAAAAGATTGCCTTAGCAGGATTAGATCTCAGCCGCTTAGAAAAACTCTTTACTTCGGAGAACTTTACTGGCTTAGATGTGCAAACTTGGTTGGCTGACTTTGACTGGGAGACGGAAATTGTGCCTCTCTTAACTCAACTGGTTCAAAACGGAATTCTGCTCGTTGTCTCTTCTTAA
- a CDS encoding CHASE3 domain-containing protein: protein MFTILHLQLNNLFSYWNNLSFRQRGTLIISIPIACLIITLIAFSWIKNTAVAAQEYVEHTQQVRYEANQLLIQLLNAETGIRGYGITRQLQFLEPYQQVIFEIPQTLYNMETLVEDNERQLAQVHVIQEVARETINFFRDKLYQIDSQTEEVLETSEIRLMVRGKHLMDEARAEIAVFVREEERLLEQRQLASRERQDIIEIAIFIEASVGILSGFLALYLFFKLDEELKNRELRLLESAKLSNKQAKELSTTLDQLKQTQSSLIHSEKMSSLGQMVAGIAHEINNPISFIHGNLFHLKESQDELLESLKELLSQEDLPTTVRDRLEELDLESIEEDSHKLFRSMHNGSERIRDIVKSLRSFSRLDEADKKTIDIHQGIEDSLLILGHKLSDITIEKHYGDLPQIECFAGEINQVFMNVLSNAVDAIKESRELGTITIITDFSDCQESDSSGVTIDIKDTGVGIDETIKDKIFNPFFTTKAVGEGTGLGLAISYQILHRHQGDITIDSVLGEGTHVHIFIPLTTAKPTTAS from the coding sequence ATGTTTACCATATTACACCTTCAACTAAACAACCTCTTTTCGTACTGGAACAATCTATCATTTCGTCAAAGAGGAACCCTGATTATTAGCATACCCATAGCCTGTTTAATTATTACGCTCATTGCCTTTAGCTGGATCAAAAATACCGCCGTTGCTGCTCAAGAATATGTTGAGCATACTCAGCAAGTCCGCTATGAAGCCAATCAGCTTTTGATACAGCTTTTAAATGCAGAAACCGGCATTCGTGGCTATGGAATCACCCGTCAACTTCAGTTTTTAGAACCCTATCAACAGGTGATTTTTGAAATTCCACAAACTCTGTATAATATGGAAACTTTGGTCGAAGATAATGAACGACAACTCGCTCAAGTTCATGTTATTCAAGAAGTAGCACGGGAAACAATCAACTTTTTTAGAGACAAACTCTATCAAATCGATAGTCAAACCGAGGAAGTCTTAGAAACCTCAGAAATTCGTCTGATGGTTCGTGGAAAACATTTAATGGATGAGGCCCGAGCAGAAATTGCCGTTTTTGTTAGAGAAGAAGAACGATTACTGGAACAACGACAACTCGCCTCAAGAGAGCGACAAGACATTATTGAGATAGCGATTTTCATCGAGGCGAGTGTTGGGATTTTAAGTGGTTTTTTAGCACTTTACTTATTTTTTAAGCTTGATGAAGAGCTAAAAAATCGTGAATTACGACTCCTAGAAAGTGCTAAATTATCCAACAAGCAAGCCAAAGAGCTTTCAACGACCTTAGATCAGCTCAAACAAACCCAATCTAGCTTAATTCATAGTGAAAAAATGTCTAGCTTGGGGCAAATGGTTGCAGGGATTGCGCATGAGATCAATAATCCCATTAGTTTTATTCACGGAAACTTGTTTCACCTTAAAGAGAGCCAGGATGAACTATTAGAATCCTTGAAAGAGTTATTAAGCCAGGAAGATTTGCCCACAACAGTGCGCGATCGCCTAGAAGAGCTTGACTTAGAGTCTATTGAAGAAGATTCCCATAAACTTTTTAGATCCATGCACAATGGAAGTGAGCGAATCCGGGATATTGTCAAATCCCTACGAAGTTTTTCTCGCTTAGATGAAGCTGACAAAAAAACAATTGACATCCATCAAGGTATTGAAGATTCCTTGCTAATTCTTGGACATAAACTCAGCGATATTACAATTGAAAAACACTATGGAGATTTACCTCAAATTGAATGTTTCGCGGGTGAAATAAATCAAGTCTTTATGAATGTACTTAGTAACGCTGTCGATGCTATAAAAGAGTCACGAGAACTTGGAACTATCACAATTATCACTGATTTTTCGGATTGCCAAGAATCGGATTCTAGTGGTGTTACCATCGACATCAAAGATACCGGAGTCGGCATTGATGAAACTATAAAAGATAAGATTTTTAACCCATTTTTTACCACCAAAGCCGTCGGAGAAGGAACGGGACTCGGATTAGCAATTAGCTACCAAATCCTCCATCGTCATCAAGGTGATATTACGATAGACTCTGTATTAGGAGAAGGAACTCATGTCCATATCTTTATTCCCCTAACGACAGCTAAGCCAACGACGGCCAGCTAA
- a CDS encoding ArsR/SmtB family transcription factor, translated as MKSSLAKPSNHLILGFRALSDPLRLQIIEHLCDRELCVCELCDRLNTPQSKLSFHLKVLKEAQLVHPRQDGRWIYYRLNLAQVLQLEKFLQSLNTSTAQIRASHCP; from the coding sequence ATGAAGTCTTCACTCGCGAAGCCATCCAATCACCTCATTTTAGGATTTCGGGCCTTGAGTGATCCCTTGCGCTTGCAGATTATTGAGCATCTGTGCGATCGCGAACTTTGCGTCTGTGAATTGTGCGATCGCCTCAACACCCCCCAATCAAAACTCTCCTTTCATCTCAAAGTCTTAAAAGAGGCACAACTGGTACATCCTCGACAAGATGGCCGCTGGATTTACTACCGCCTCAACCTCGCTCAAGTCCTACAGTTAGAAAAGTTCCTGCAAAGCCTGAATACCTCGACTGCGCAGATTCGCGCCTCCCACTGTCCTTGA
- a CDS encoding small multi-drug export protein, whose protein sequence is MIDYIEKVATAWFVGFFPLAEIYIAVPLAMALGLDSLSSVLWPVFGNFSPVLLIEFLYEQLLRFPRIRRLFKRLRSERVIRYLDRWGGWFVFIMTPWTGVWAMAITLKFLGMKRRPLLVTTFISILIYAVLLLVLVDVGVDWFTSKNGD, encoded by the coding sequence ATGATTGACTACATTGAAAAGGTAGCTACAGCTTGGTTTGTGGGCTTTTTCCCTCTGGCGGAAATCTACATCGCTGTTCCCTTGGCGATGGCCCTCGGCTTGGATTCTCTGTCGTCAGTTCTCTGGCCGGTGTTCGGAAATTTTTCTCCGGTGTTGCTCATCGAATTTCTCTATGAGCAATTGCTTCGTTTTCCTCGCATCCGTCGGCTGTTCAAGCGTCTGCGTTCAGAACGAGTCATTCGCTATCTCGACCGTTGGGGAGGCTGGTTCGTATTCATTATGACACCCTGGACGGGGGTTTGGGCCATGGCCATCACCCTTAAATTTCTGGGAATGAAACGTCGGCCTCTCCTCGTGACGACATTTATCAGTATTCTGATCTATGCTGTTCTCCTTCTTGTCTTAGTCGATGTCGGAGTCGATTGGTTTACCTCAAAGAATGGGGACTAA